The Hymenobacter sp. 5317J-9 genome has a window encoding:
- a CDS encoding o-succinylbenzoate synthase, with translation MLRLRFLHRALRFNFPARTSRGALAEHVAWYLHLTHDAHPDAAGLGEAAPLAGLSPEYGPDFPAAVARLCERFNAAGFAAFDVADAPAFVGPGLPSLVFALETALLDLARAGRRQLYDNAFSRGEAALPINGLVWMGDAPFMREQIGQKLAAGYDCLKLKIGSLDFETELSLLAEIRAAAGPERLTLRVDANGAFAPADAPHKLAQMAAFSIHSIEQPIAAGQTDALAELCRTSPLPIALDEELIGVEDPARQAALLDAVRPAYVVLKPTLLGGHAATRRWIALAEARGIGWWITSALESNVGLNAVAQLTGEYDVRGFAQGLGTGQLYHNNVAAPLHIGGGALRYDPAGTWELPD, from the coding sequence ATGCTTCGCCTCCGCTTTTTGCATCGCGCCCTGCGCTTCAACTTTCCGGCCCGCACCTCGCGCGGCGCCCTGGCCGAACACGTGGCCTGGTACCTGCACCTCACCCACGACGCCCATCCCGACGCCGCGGGGCTGGGCGAGGCCGCGCCCCTGGCCGGCCTCAGCCCGGAATACGGCCCCGATTTCCCGGCCGCCGTGGCCCGGCTCTGCGAGCGGTTCAACGCGGCCGGGTTTGCGGCCTTCGACGTGGCCGATGCGCCGGCCTTCGTGGGGCCGGGCCTGCCGTCGCTGGTGTTTGCCCTCGAAACGGCCCTGCTCGACCTGGCCCGCGCCGGGCGACGGCAGCTCTACGACAACGCCTTCAGCCGCGGCGAGGCCGCGCTGCCCATCAACGGGCTGGTGTGGATGGGCGACGCCCCCTTCATGCGCGAGCAGATTGGGCAGAAGCTGGCGGCGGGCTACGACTGCCTGAAGCTCAAAATCGGCAGCCTGGATTTCGAGACGGAGCTGAGCCTGCTGGCCGAAATCAGGGCCGCGGCCGGCCCCGAACGCCTCACGCTGCGCGTGGACGCCAACGGCGCCTTTGCCCCGGCCGACGCCCCGCACAAGCTGGCGCAGATGGCCGCTTTCAGCATTCACTCCATCGAGCAGCCCATCGCGGCCGGCCAAACCGACGCATTGGCTGAATTATGCCGCACCTCGCCCCTGCCCATTGCCCTCGACGAAGAGCTCATCGGCGTGGAAGACCCGGCCCGCCAGGCCGCGCTGCTCGACGCGGTGCGCCCGGCCTACGTGGTCCTAAAGCCCACGCTGCTGGGCGGGCACGCGGCCACCCGCCGCTGGATTGCGCTGGCCGAGGCGCGCGGCATCGGCTGGTGGATTACGTCGGCGCTGGAGTCCAACGTCGGCCTCAACGCCGTGGCCCAGCTCACGGGCGAATACGACGTGCGCGGCTTTGCGCAGGGCCTGGGCACGGGCCAGCTCTACCACAACAACGTGGCGGCGCCCCTGCACATTGGCGGCGGCGCGCTGCGCTACGACCCGGCCGGCACCTGGGAGCTGCCGGACTAA
- a CDS encoding KGG domain-containing protein gives MATASTSAPAAAKSATRPANRVGTKSRRGFAAMSPETQRRIASEGGKASHASGRGHRFSAEEARDAGRKGGLVSRRGKTNTSGTK, from the coding sequence ATGGCAACAGCTTCCACTTCCGCCCCTGCCGCCGCCAAGTCGGCCACCCGCCCTGCTAACCGCGTGGGCACCAAAAGCCGCCGCGGTTTCGCCGCCATGAGCCCCGAAACCCAGCGGCGCATCGCCAGCGAGGGCGGCAAGGCTTCGCACGCCAGCGGCCGCGGCCACCGCTTTTCGGCCGAAGAGGCCCGCGACGCCGGCCGCAAGGGCGGCTTGGTGAGCCGTCGGGGCAAGACCAATACTTCGGGCACCAAGTAA
- the egtB gene encoding ergothioneine biosynthesis protein EgtB → MPQLDVAPVAPVAATPWLARYHAVRAQSTALCAPLLPEDTVVQPMLDVSPPKWHLAHTTWFWETFLLKEYAASYQLFHPDYAFLFNSYYNSLGSRVNRADRGTLSRPPLADVLAYRAHVDEALSALLNERADELPAAFFELLELGLQHEQQHQELLATDIKYILSTSPLAPEYLPATELPAPITHAAPGAWLPVPGGINRIGFQEEEGFCFDNELGVHEVLIAPFELQNRLVTNAEYIAFIEAGGYRDFRYWMGEGWDLAQAQGWEAPLYWVQKDGQWHRFTHHGLQPVDGAAPVTHVSFYEADAYANWAGARLPTEAEWETAARHFGATPAEGTWLESSRLDPQPLPADADPTQCHQLLGDCWEWTYSAYHAYPGYARAAGALGEYNGKFMVNQLVLRGGSCATPESHIRVSYRNFFHADKRWQFTGIRLAR, encoded by the coding sequence ATGCCCCAACTCGACGTTGCGCCGGTGGCCCCCGTGGCCGCCACTCCCTGGCTGGCTCGCTACCACGCCGTGCGCGCCCAAAGCACGGCCCTGTGCGCGCCCCTGCTGCCCGAAGACACGGTGGTGCAGCCCATGCTCGACGTGAGCCCGCCGAAGTGGCACCTGGCCCACACCACCTGGTTTTGGGAAACGTTTCTGCTAAAAGAGTACGCAGCCAGTTACCAGCTTTTTCACCCGGACTACGCTTTCCTGTTCAATTCCTACTATAACTCGCTGGGCTCGCGCGTGAACCGCGCCGACCGCGGCACGCTCTCGCGCCCGCCCCTGGCCGACGTGCTGGCCTACCGCGCCCACGTCGACGAGGCCCTGAGCGCCTTGCTGAACGAGCGCGCCGACGAGTTGCCCGCCGCGTTTTTTGAGCTGCTGGAACTGGGCCTGCAGCACGAGCAGCAGCACCAGGAGCTGCTGGCCACCGACATTAAATACATTCTGAGTACCAGCCCGCTGGCACCAGAGTATCTGCCCGCCACGGAGTTGCCGGCGCCGATTACGCACGCCGCGCCGGGGGCCTGGCTGCCGGTGCCCGGTGGCATCAACCGGATTGGCTTTCAGGAAGAGGAAGGGTTCTGTTTCGACAATGAGCTGGGCGTCCACGAGGTGCTCATTGCGCCTTTCGAGCTGCAAAACCGCTTAGTGACCAACGCCGAGTACATCGCCTTCATCGAGGCCGGCGGCTACCGCGACTTCCGCTACTGGATGGGGGAGGGCTGGGACCTGGCCCAGGCGCAGGGCTGGGAGGCGCCGCTGTACTGGGTGCAGAAAGATGGCCAGTGGCACCGCTTCACGCACCACGGCCTGCAGCCCGTGGATGGGGCCGCGCCCGTCACGCACGTCAGCTTCTACGAGGCCGACGCCTACGCCAACTGGGCCGGCGCCCGCCTGCCCACCGAGGCTGAGTGGGAAACCGCTGCCCGCCACTTTGGCGCCACGCCCGCGGAGGGCACCTGGCTCGAAAGCAGCCGCCTCGACCCCCAGCCCTTGCCCGCCGATGCCGACCCTACCCAGTGCCACCAGCTGCTGGGCGACTGCTGGGAGTGGACCTATTCGGCCTACCACGCTTACCCCGGCTACGCCCGCGCCGCCGGTGCCCTGGGCGAGTACAACGGCAAGTTCATGGTGAACCAGCTGGTGCTGCGCGGCGGCTCCTGCGCCACGCCCGAAAGCCACATTCGCGTGAGCTACCGCAACTTCTTTCACGCCGACAAACGCTGGCAGTTCACCGGCATCCGGTTGGCGCGCTAA
- the egtD gene encoding L-histidine N(alpha)-methyltransferase, translating to MTTSSLLTPSVAELAQHVAEGLRKTPKTLSSMYFYDDAGSRLFQQIMDLPEYYPTRAEFAIFREHGAALATALSPGAGQAFSLVELGAGDGAKTKLLLRELLNAGTEFTYAPVDISSGAMTGLVDTLRRELPALRVAPVVEDYATALTQLRTWPGSKAVLFLGSNIGNFGPNERLNFLRQLAAPLAPADRLLIGFDLQKDPRRIRAAYDDAQGVTAAFNLNLLTRLNRELGADFDLAHWQHYTDYSPLTGAVRSFLVSTRAQQVRFAALDETVEFAAWEVIHTENSYKFTPAQIEALAAEAGLRVVQTFTDAAGDFADVVLAARPE from the coding sequence ATGACGACTTCTTCCCTGTTGACCCCTTCCGTAGCCGAGCTGGCGCAGCACGTGGCCGAAGGCCTGCGCAAAACGCCCAAAACTCTGTCGTCGATGTATTTCTACGACGACGCGGGCAGCCGTCTGTTCCAGCAAATCATGGACTTGCCGGAGTACTACCCCACGCGGGCCGAGTTTGCCATTTTTCGGGAGCACGGTGCGGCGCTGGCGACGGCCCTGAGCCCGGGGGCAGGCCAGGCTTTTTCGCTGGTGGAGCTGGGGGCGGGCGACGGTGCCAAAACCAAGCTGCTGCTGCGCGAGCTGCTGAATGCCGGCACCGAGTTCACCTACGCGCCGGTCGACATTTCCTCGGGGGCCATGACGGGGCTGGTGGACACGCTGCGGCGCGAGCTGCCGGCCCTGCGCGTGGCGCCGGTGGTGGAGGATTACGCCACCGCCCTCACGCAGCTGCGCACCTGGCCCGGCAGCAAGGCCGTGCTGTTTCTGGGGTCCAACATCGGCAACTTCGGCCCCAACGAGCGACTGAATTTCCTGCGCCAGCTGGCCGCCCCCCTCGCGCCCGCCGACCGCCTGCTCATCGGTTTCGACCTGCAGAAGGACCCACGCCGCATCCGCGCCGCCTACGACGATGCCCAGGGCGTGACCGCCGCGTTCAACCTCAACCTGCTCACCCGCCTCAACCGCGAGCTGGGCGCCGATTTTGACCTCGCCCACTGGCAGCACTACACCGACTACAGCCCGCTCACCGGCGCGGTGCGCTCCTTCCTGGTGAGCACCCGCGCCCAGCAGGTGCGTTTCGCGGCGCTGGATGAAACCGTCGAGTTTGCGGCCTGGGAAGTCATTCACACCGAGAATTCCTACAAGTTCACGCCCGCCCAAATCGAGGCCCTGGCCGCCGAAGCGGGTCTGCGCGTGGTGCAAACCTTCACCGATGCCGCCGGCGATTTTGCCGATGTCGTCCTGGCCGCCCGTCCTGAATAA